The genomic interval TATGATAAAGATAAACCATCATCGTATGTTTCTAAAGTAGCAACAAGAAAATAAACAATTTGAAAACCCGCATTTATGTTGAATAGGCATAAATGCGGGTTTTTGTATGTGAGTGAGCCTTATATTTACAATTTAAGGGTAATTAATACACAATGGTATATCTTTTTTGTTAAATTGGCGGAAAAGGTGGTGATAAGGTGAATAAACTTGGATTTTGGTCAATTGTATTATTGACGATTAACTTAATAGTGGGGTCAGGTATTTTCTTATCGCCTGGTACGGTAGTAGGCATGGCAGGTAAATATACACCGCTTGTCTATTTGATTGCTGCATCATTTGCAGGCGTACTTGCACTCTCTTTTGCAGCTTCTGCGAAATATGTAAATAAGGGTGGCGCAGCATATGCCTATTCTACTGCTGCTTTTGGAGAAAACATAGGTTTTTATGTAGGTATTGCACAATTCATCGCAGGCAGTATTGCTTGGGGCGTTATGGCAACTGCTGTTGTGAAAACAATTTTAGTGATTTCAGGTGGACCTAGTAATGACCCTGTGTGGGTTACTGTCGGCATTTTGATTTTAATGATAATTGTATTTTGCATTAATATCTTTGGCACAAAATTATTTGAAATCGTGAATAACCTTTCAACAGCAGGTAAGTTAATTTCATTGGGAACAGTGATTATAGCTGGTTTGATTATAATTATCTCAACAGGTAAATCACATTATTATGAAATTGATCACCTTGTTAATACATCTCATTTAGATTCTTCAGGTTTTGTGATGGCCATTATTGCAGCGTTTTATGCTTTCACTGGTTTTGAGAATGTGGCGAATGGTTCACAAGATATGCAATCGCCTGAAAAGAATCTGCCTAAAGCAATTCCGTTAGCAATCTTGATTATCGGTACTACTTTTATAGGTTTGATTACGATTATTATGATGATTAACCCTGAAGCATTGTTGAGAACAAAACAAGTTGTATCGCTTGTTGCGATATTTAAATCACCGATTCTCTATAACATTATTTTATATGGAGCATTAATTTCAATGTTCGGTATCAATATTGCGACATCATTCTCTATTCCGCGTATGTTGGAATCTGTGGCTGAAAAAGGACAACTGCCGACATGGTTTAAATATCGTAATAAGTATGGTTTTCCACTGAATGCATTTTTAGCTACTGCAGTAGTTGCTGTGCTATTACCGATGTCATTTCGTTTCGATATGGATAGCATCATTGTACTCAGTGCGATTTCTAGATTTGTTCAGTTTCTTATTGTTCCTGCAGCATTAATTACGTTTTACATGGGAAGAGCGCATGATGATGTATTGGATTCAGCGAAAAAGAATATTTTTACAGACATGTTTATGCCAAGCTTTGCATTATTCTTAACAGTCTTTATGCTTTTTAGATTTGATTGGAAAAGCGAGTTTTCCGTGAAACATCATGGAGAACTAGTTTTGAATTATTCAGCAATCATTGCGATGGTGATTGGTTATATCGTATTACCTGCGGTATTGTTCTGGATTAATCATCGTAGAGATGCAAAGAAAAAAGTAGCAAAAGAGCACTGATTATTTGAGTGCTGTATTGCTACTGAAATATTTTCACCTTTAAAATTTTGAATATTCTAAAATTTATCGCAATACTTTTAATAAATATAACCGAATGTAAGTTTTAGTACCAATTTACTTTGAAATAAGCAGTGACAAACTTGGAGAAAGTATGTGATGTTATGAAAAAGTTAGGGTTTTGGTCCATAGTTTTATTTGCGATTAATTCAATCATTGGTTCTGGGATATTTTTATCTCCTGCTGCAGTAATTAAAATAGCAGGGAAGTATACACCGATTGTCTATGTAGCA from Staphylococcus condimenti carries:
- a CDS encoding APC family permease, whose protein sequence is MNKLGFWSIVLLTINLIVGSGIFLSPGTVVGMAGKYTPLVYLIAASFAGVLALSFAASAKYVNKGGAAYAYSTAAFGENIGFYVGIAQFIAGSIAWGVMATAVVKTILVISGGPSNDPVWVTVGILILMIIVFCINIFGTKLFEIVNNLSTAGKLISLGTVIIAGLIIIISTGKSHYYEIDHLVNTSHLDSSGFVMAIIAAFYAFTGFENVANGSQDMQSPEKNLPKAIPLAILIIGTTFIGLITIIMMINPEALLRTKQVVSLVAIFKSPILYNIILYGALISMFGINIATSFSIPRMLESVAEKGQLPTWFKYRNKYGFPLNAFLATAVVAVLLPMSFRFDMDSIIVLSAISRFVQFLIVPAALITFYMGRAHDDVLDSAKKNIFTDMFMPSFALFLTVFMLFRFDWKSEFSVKHHGELVLNYSAIIAMVIGYIVLPAVLFWINHRRDAKKKVAKEH